In Pseudomonas putida, a genomic segment contains:
- a CDS encoding ABC transporter permease, giving the protein MLLSPNAMGRPLRTGLYLTTGVIAAFLLLPVVFIVLLSFGSSQWLVFPPPGWTFKWYGQFFSNPEWMEAALASLKVAVLTTIASVLLGLPTAFALVRGRFPGREMLYGLFTMPMIVPLVIIAVAVYALFLKLGYTGTLFAFVVSHVIVALPFTIISIINSLKLFDQSIEDAAVICGASRLQAIRKVTFPAIRPGMIAGGLFAFLVSWDEVVLSVMMASPDLQTLPVKMWTTLRQDLSPVIAVASTLLIGLSLLVMFIAAALRRRTEVNA; this is encoded by the coding sequence ATGCTCCTGTCCCCCAATGCCATGGGCCGCCCGCTGCGCACGGGCTTGTACCTGACCACTGGCGTCATCGCGGCCTTCCTGCTGCTGCCGGTGGTGTTCATCGTTCTGCTGTCGTTCGGCTCCTCGCAGTGGCTGGTGTTCCCGCCACCGGGCTGGACCTTCAAATGGTACGGCCAGTTCTTTTCCAACCCCGAGTGGATGGAGGCCGCCCTGGCCAGCCTCAAGGTCGCCGTGCTGACCACCATCGCGTCCGTGCTGCTGGGCCTGCCCACCGCCTTCGCCCTGGTGCGTGGTCGCTTCCCTGGCCGCGAGATGCTCTATGGCCTGTTCACCATGCCGATGATCGTGCCGCTGGTGATCATCGCCGTGGCGGTATACGCGCTGTTCCTCAAGCTGGGCTATACCGGCACGCTGTTCGCCTTCGTGGTCAGCCATGTCATCGTCGCCCTGCCCTTCACCATCATTTCGATCATCAACTCGCTGAAGCTGTTCGACCAGTCGATCGAGGATGCCGCGGTCATCTGCGGAGCCTCGCGCTTGCAGGCGATCCGCAAGGTGACCTTCCCGGCGATTCGCCCGGGCATGATCGCCGGCGGCCTGTTCGCCTTCCTCGTCTCGTGGGACGAGGTGGTGCTCAGCGTGATGATGGCGAGCCCCGACCTGCAGACCTTGCCGGTCAAGATGTGGACCACCCTGCGCCAGGACCTGAGCCCGGTGATCGCCGTCGCCTCGACGCTGCTGATCGGCCTGTCGCTGTTGGTCATGTTCATTGCCGCCGCCCTGCGCCGGCGCACCGAAGTCAACGCCTGA
- a CDS encoding ABC transporter permease, whose translation MKVALNALHNAQGAPTGTGAPGAASRRVGLSQRWKGSRNLLPALLFLGLFFFAPLIGLLLRGVLEPVPGLGNYEQLFANSAYARVLFNTFSVAGLVTLISVLLGFPLAWAITLVPKGWGRWLLNIVLLSMWTSLLARTYSWLVLLQGSGVINKALMALGIIDTPLELVHNLTGVVIGMSYIMIPFIVLPLQATMHAIDPMVLQAGSICGASPWTNFWKVFLPLCRSGLFSGALMVFVMSLGYYVTPALLGGAQNMMLPEFIIQQVQSFLNWGLASAAAALLVVITLVLFYLYLKLQPESPVGNAR comes from the coding sequence ATGAAAGTCGCCCTCAACGCCCTGCATAACGCCCAAGGTGCCCCCACGGGCACCGGCGCCCCAGGAGCGGCCAGCCGCCGCGTAGGCCTGAGCCAGCGCTGGAAAGGCAGCCGCAACCTGCTGCCGGCGCTGCTGTTCCTCGGCCTGTTCTTCTTCGCGCCATTGATCGGTCTGTTGTTGCGCGGCGTGCTGGAGCCGGTGCCGGGGCTAGGCAACTACGAGCAGCTGTTCGCCAACTCGGCGTATGCGCGGGTGTTGTTCAACACCTTCTCGGTGGCCGGCCTGGTAACGCTGATCAGCGTGTTGCTGGGCTTCCCGCTGGCCTGGGCGATCACCCTGGTGCCCAAGGGCTGGGGCCGCTGGTTGCTGAACATCGTGCTGCTGTCGATGTGGACCAGCCTGCTCGCGCGTACCTATTCCTGGCTGGTGCTGTTGCAGGGTTCGGGCGTGATCAACAAGGCGTTGATGGCACTGGGCATCATCGATACCCCGCTGGAACTGGTGCACAACCTGACCGGCGTGGTCATCGGCATGAGCTACATCATGATCCCGTTCATCGTCCTGCCGCTGCAGGCGACCATGCACGCCATCGACCCGATGGTGCTGCAGGCCGGCTCCATCTGTGGCGCCAGTCCCTGGACCAATTTCTGGAAGGTGTTCCTGCCACTGTGCCGCTCGGGGCTGTTCTCCGGGGCATTGATGGTCTTCGTCATGTCGCTCGGTTACTACGTCACCCCGGCCTTGCTGGGCGGAGCGCAGAACATGATGCTGCCTGAATTCATCATCCAGCAGGTGCAGTCGTTCCTCAACTGGGGCCTGGCCAGCGCTGCCGCAGCACTGCTGGTGGTGATCACCCTGGTGCTCTTCTACCTGTACCTGAAGCTGCAACCGGAATCCCCGGTCGGCAACGCGAGGTAA
- a CDS encoding polyamine ABC transporter substrate-binding protein gives MLLSKRVTAVLSASLLTLACQAAQAADSLNFVSWGGTTQDAQKEAWAAPFTQSTNIKVVQDGPTDYGKLKAMVESGNVQWDVVDVEADFALRAASEGLLEPLDFNTIQRDKIDPRFVSDHGVGSFFFSFVLGYNEGKLGANKPGDWTALFDTKTYPGKRALYKWPSPGVLELALLADGVAPDKLYPLDLDRAFKKLDTIKKDIVWWGGGAQSQQLLASGEASLGQFWNGRVYALQKDGAPVGVSWKQNLVMADFLVIPKGAKNKDAAMKFLANASAAEGQAQFANLTAYAPVNVDSVAKLDKDLAPNLPTAYAQDQVTLDFAYWAKNGQAIAARWNEWLVK, from the coding sequence ATGCTGTTGAGCAAACGTGTAACCGCAGTGCTGTCCGCCAGCCTGCTGACCCTGGCATGTCAGGCCGCCCAGGCCGCCGACAGCCTCAACTTCGTCAGCTGGGGCGGTACCACCCAGGACGCCCAGAAAGAAGCATGGGCCGCTCCCTTTACCCAATCGACCAACATCAAAGTCGTCCAGGACGGCCCTACCGACTACGGCAAACTCAAAGCCATGGTCGAGAGCGGCAACGTGCAGTGGGACGTGGTCGACGTCGAAGCTGACTTCGCCCTGCGCGCCGCCAGCGAAGGCCTGCTCGAGCCCCTCGATTTCAACACCATTCAGCGCGACAAGATCGATCCGCGCTTCGTCTCCGACCACGGCGTCGGCTCGTTCTTCTTCTCCTTCGTGCTCGGCTACAACGAAGGCAAGCTCGGTGCCAACAAGCCCGGCGACTGGACCGCGCTGTTCGACACCAAGACCTACCCCGGCAAACGCGCCCTGTACAAATGGCCCAGCCCCGGCGTGCTTGAACTCGCCCTGCTGGCCGATGGCGTAGCCCCCGACAAGCTCTATCCACTGGACCTCGACCGCGCCTTCAAGAAGCTCGACACCATCAAGAAAGACATCGTCTGGTGGGGCGGCGGCGCCCAGTCGCAGCAACTGCTGGCCTCCGGTGAGGCCTCGCTCGGCCAGTTCTGGAACGGCCGCGTCTATGCCCTGCAAAAAGACGGTGCACCGGTGGGCGTGAGCTGGAAGCAGAACCTGGTCATGGCCGACTTCCTGGTCATCCCCAAAGGCGCCAAGAACAAGGACGCGGCCATGAAATTCCTGGCCAACGCCAGTGCCGCAGAAGGCCAGGCCCAGTTCGCCAACCTTACCGCCTACGCCCCGGTCAACGTCGACAGCGTGGCCAAGCTGGACAAGGACCTGGCACCGAACCTGCCGACCGCCTACGCCCAGGACCAGGTGACGCTGGACTTCGCCTACTGGGCCAAGAACGGCCAGGCCATCGCCGCGCGCTGGAATGAGTGGTTGGTCAAATGA
- the ribBA gene encoding bifunctional 3,4-dihydroxy-2-butanone-4-phosphate synthase/GTP cyclohydrolase II codes for MAFNSIEELLEDYRQGKMVLLVDDEDRENEGDLLIAAERCDAQAINFMAREARGLICLTLTDEHCQRLGLEQMVPANGSAFSTAFTVSIEAASGVTTGISAADRARTVAAAMAPDARPEDLVQPGHIFPLRAREGGVLTRAGHTEAGCDLARLAGFSPASVIVEVLNDDGTMARRPDLEVFAAQHGIKIGTIADLIHYRLSNEQTIKRIGERELPTVHGTFRLVTYEDRIEGGVHMAMVMGDIRREQPTLVRVHVIDPLRDLVGAEYAGPANWTLWAALQKVAEEGTGVVVILANHESSQALLERVPQLTQPVRPYQRGQSKVYSEVGTGAQILQDLGVGKLRHLGPPLKYAGLAGYELQVVQSIPFEPNLLG; via the coding sequence CTGGCATTCAACAGCATCGAAGAACTTCTCGAGGACTACCGGCAAGGCAAGATGGTGCTGCTGGTGGACGACGAGGACCGGGAAAACGAAGGCGACCTGTTGATCGCCGCCGAGCGCTGTGACGCCCAGGCCATCAACTTCATGGCCCGCGAGGCGCGTGGCCTGATCTGCCTGACCCTGACCGACGAGCACTGTCAGCGACTGGGACTGGAGCAGATGGTGCCGGCCAATGGCAGCGCGTTCAGCACCGCCTTCACCGTGTCGATCGAAGCGGCCAGCGGCGTCACCACCGGTATTTCCGCAGCCGACCGGGCGCGTACCGTGGCCGCTGCGATGGCGCCCGACGCTCGTCCGGAAGACCTGGTGCAGCCTGGCCATATCTTCCCCCTGCGCGCCCGTGAAGGCGGCGTGCTGACCCGTGCCGGGCATACCGAGGCCGGTTGCGACCTGGCGCGCCTGGCCGGTTTCAGCCCGGCCTCGGTGATCGTCGAGGTGCTCAACGACGACGGCACCATGGCCCGTCGCCCGGACCTGGAAGTCTTCGCCGCCCAGCATGGCATCAAGATCGGCACCATCGCCGACCTGATCCACTATCGCCTGAGCAACGAGCAGACCATCAAGCGTATCGGCGAGCGCGAGCTGCCGACCGTGCACGGCACTTTCCGTCTGGTCACCTACGAGGACCGCATCGAAGGCGGCGTGCACATGGCCATGGTCATGGGCGACATCCGCCGCGAGCAGCCGACCCTGGTGCGCGTGCACGTGATCGACCCACTGCGCGACCTGGTCGGCGCCGAGTATGCCGGCCCGGCCAACTGGACGTTGTGGGCGGCCTTGCAGAAAGTGGCCGAGGAAGGCACTGGCGTGGTGGTTATCCTGGCCAACCACGAGTCGTCCCAGGCGCTGCTGGAGCGGGTGCCGCAACTGACCCAGCCAGTACGCCCCTACCAGCGCGGGCAATCGAAGGTGTATTCGGAAGTGGGCACTGGGGCGCAGATACTCCAGGACCTGGGCGTGGGCAAGCTGCGCCATCTCGGCCCACCGCTGAAATACGCAGGCCTGGCCGGGTATGAACTGCAGGTGGTGCAGAGCATTCCGTTCGAGCCGAATCTCCTGGGTTGA
- a CDS encoding DUF1330 domain-containing protein produces MKAYWIAHVDVTDPEQYLQYTQRAPAAFQAFGGRFLARGGRSEAMEGRPTPQRSVVIEFDSYEQALDCYRSALYQEACSHRQGVAKAEVIIVEGCKP; encoded by the coding sequence ATGAAAGCCTATTGGATCGCCCACGTCGACGTCACCGACCCCGAGCAGTACTTGCAGTACACCCAACGAGCGCCTGCGGCCTTCCAGGCATTCGGAGGTCGTTTCCTGGCGCGGGGCGGGCGTAGCGAGGCGATGGAAGGGCGGCCAACGCCGCAGCGTAGTGTGGTGATCGAATTCGATTCGTATGAGCAGGCGCTGGATTGCTATCGCTCGGCGTTGTATCAGGAGGCGTGCAGCCATCGCCAGGGTGTGGCGAAGGCTGAGGTGATCATCGTCGAGGGATGCAAGCCTTGA
- a CDS encoding pirin family protein has product MLTVRNAQDRGMAFHGWLKSFHTFSFGHYRNPQEQGFSDLLVINDDRVIAGKGFGEHPHRDMEIFSYVLEGALEHKDTLGTGSVIRPGDVQLMSAGHGVAHSEFNHSQTQPVHFLQIWIVPNVRGATPRYQQQHFSNDEKRGKLRLIISPDGSDGSLQVRQNARVYAGLFDGAEQATLRLPDNRHAYVHVARGSIELNGQVLNEGDGVRMREEQVLELANGVDAEVLVFDLRPHELPGMP; this is encoded by the coding sequence ATGCTCACCGTTCGTAACGCACAAGACCGTGGCATGGCCTTCCATGGTTGGTTGAAATCGTTCCACACCTTCTCCTTCGGCCATTACCGCAACCCACAGGAACAGGGCTTCTCCGATCTGCTGGTGATCAACGATGACCGTGTCATCGCCGGCAAAGGATTTGGCGAACACCCACACCGGGATATGGAGATTTTTTCCTACGTGCTCGAAGGCGCGCTGGAACACAAAGACACGCTGGGCACCGGTTCGGTGATCCGCCCAGGCGACGTCCAACTGATGAGCGCAGGCCACGGCGTGGCGCACAGCGAGTTCAACCACAGCCAGACGCAGCCGGTGCACTTCTTGCAAATCTGGATCGTGCCAAACGTCCGCGGGGCGACTCCGCGTTACCAGCAGCAGCACTTCAGCAACGATGAAAAGCGCGGCAAATTGCGCCTGATCATTTCGCCGGACGGCAGCGACGGGTCACTGCAGGTAAGGCAGAACGCGCGCGTCTACGCCGGGCTTTTCGATGGGGCTGAACAGGCCACCCTGCGCCTGCCGGACAACCGCCATGCCTATGTGCATGTGGCGCGGGGCAGCATCGAGCTCAATGGGCAGGTGCTGAATGAAGGCGATGGGGTGCGGATGCGTGAGGAGCAGGTGCTGGAGCTTGCCAACGGCGTGGATGCCGAGGTGCTGGTGTTCGACCTGCGGCCCCATGAACTGCCTGGGATGCCGTGA
- a CDS encoding alpha/beta hydrolase: MSCSIHKALTASVLALSISNAFAAGSPGVEQHTQAFLEALEQGGGKPLEQLSPKDARAVLTGAQASVKVDLSGIEVKERVIQVNGESIKLQVVRPAKVKGDLPVFMFFHGGGWVLGDFPTHQRLIRDLVVGSGAVAVYVDYTPSPEAHYPTAIDQAYAATRWVAEHGKEIGVDGKRLAVAGNSVGGNMAAVVALKAKEAGTPALRFQLLLWPVTDASFETGSYKQFAEGHFLTTGMMKWFWDSYTTDANARAQIYASPLRASSEQLKGLPPALVQTAEFDVLRDEGEAYARKLDAAGVTVTSVRYNGMIHDYGLLNPLSQVPAVKAAMRQAAAELKVHLQ; this comes from the coding sequence ATGTCATGCTCGATCCACAAAGCCCTCACCGCCAGCGTGCTCGCATTGTCCATCTCCAACGCCTTCGCCGCTGGCAGCCCTGGTGTCGAGCAGCACACCCAGGCCTTCCTCGAAGCCCTGGAGCAAGGCGGCGGCAAGCCACTGGAACAACTCAGCCCGAAAGACGCCCGCGCCGTACTGACCGGTGCCCAGGCCTCGGTGAAGGTCGACCTGTCCGGCATCGAGGTGAAGGAACGCGTCATCCAGGTCAATGGCGAGTCGATCAAGCTGCAGGTCGTACGCCCGGCCAAGGTCAAAGGCGATCTGCCGGTGTTCATGTTCTTCCACGGCGGCGGCTGGGTACTGGGCGACTTCCCGACCCACCAACGGCTGATCCGCGACCTGGTGGTCGGTTCCGGCGCGGTGGCGGTCTACGTGGACTACACGCCTTCGCCCGAAGCCCACTATCCCACCGCGATCGACCAGGCCTACGCCGCGACCCGCTGGGTGGCCGAGCACGGCAAGGAGATCGGCGTGGACGGCAAGCGCCTGGCCGTGGCCGGTAACAGCGTCGGCGGCAACATGGCAGCGGTGGTCGCGCTCAAGGCCAAGGAGGCCGGTACCCCTGCCCTGCGCTTCCAGCTGCTGCTGTGGCCGGTGACCGATGCCAGCTTCGAGACCGGCTCGTACAAGCAGTTCGCCGAAGGCCACTTCCTCACCACCGGGATGATGAAGTGGTTCTGGGACAGCTACACCACCGATGCCAACGCCCGGGCACAGATCTACGCCTCGCCGCTGCGGGCGAGCAGCGAACAGCTCAAGGGCCTGCCGCCGGCGCTGGTGCAAACGGCCGAGTTCGATGTGCTGCGCGATGAAGGCGAGGCCTATGCACGCAAGCTCGATGCAGCCGGCGTAACGGTGACCTCGGTGCGCTACAACGGGATGATTCACGACTATGGCTTGTTGAACCCGTTGAGCCAGGTGCCGGCAGTGAAGGCCGCGATGCGTCAGGCGGCTGCGGAGTTGAAGGTGCACCTGCAGTAA
- a CDS encoding T6SS effector BTH_I2691 family protein, with protein MGISKAIHIAMQEEIPNPYGTCNACERSGLPILLLREAYAPNPRDTTSYLVAHGSEITHVPMLNNQLRTLRQGYVYVLLDQEIWQAYQVTPEGALRRFPVSQPPLAPGRSLAQVCRTQNHDVIASFININTALYQKAWIAFANDPWPRDVLDRYREGIANQRPDFIDRFVELDLNTARNDPASVGIAMTESDLGLGEVLEYAAAYPGKFTSAHGFYPRMSRLPATRNFVRTTVLNEQLPNGVLALTVPDPVGLVMEANAQRTLWFQRMQEWRAEPQRHFEYFTSQALLGIRELNEARAAAQAVEDTAEEVRQREQWNNSAIRFKAPRPAVDVEAHAQRTTERKQQEARERLEERYDEKARAAFQAGYDREVKHWQTMIDKVGELYAIHYGHRSFQRIGYFDYSATSPLSVNYFIKMLSACLAGGPTERLPEEDAPLGPTQYLWQQLLEDPNSLLYQALTAKNQSLRQQLVKALSSNDLTQVYHAVKAIATSSEGERLMIEPVQDAIGQLLAATASGGNALGARITERTRALIGHVHSTAFLLYAGQPITQVRLSLTLGEYMSLLNEALQERTDAFLGQLDKHFRRPAGRKVRAMVLSGAIHLAAAGNRSQMVEVMIWTLESAERLQAKLTQLRDSAAEGAGALVRNASIGADTLRLNMRSAADDLKIGAAAARTVAGDGLRSLRTAASSPGSANMLLALGGLWFQQDSLIRNIDALRQSSVGNPETLAAVWSSSLGLLGASVESTGFSLGLVQHKVPLAGMPISLSLGEKIARVGGALVAIAGLLDAVQYYLAAKRAGRQDDEESVLAYGFSSAAMVLGAYYGVRAALGSASLFGPLGLAIILVAVAYGFAAWAKSKESSPLELWAKGTRWGLPLSGRRWGESIDYDAAVAALNVAVVGMEAKAGIEISVDHDQRSRMSEPGGTILLGDTSVAYSYTLAYSMSLPGYYKDASRYEWELVIQHARTNGEAVVLTGGSARPFEGQASGCIGFLDSIEANAPRVNLNDETATLNVEGVHLLKENHSIGSFELTLHYWPDAADESGCACLIIKEDKISSLREAF; from the coding sequence ATGGGCATCAGCAAAGCCATCCATATCGCCATGCAGGAGGAAATCCCCAATCCGTATGGCACCTGCAATGCCTGCGAACGTTCAGGGCTGCCTATCCTGCTCTTGCGTGAGGCCTATGCCCCGAATCCTCGCGATACCACATCTTATCTGGTGGCACATGGCAGCGAGATCACTCATGTCCCGATGCTGAATAACCAGCTGCGTACCCTACGCCAGGGCTATGTGTATGTCCTGCTCGACCAGGAGATCTGGCAGGCCTATCAGGTCACGCCGGAAGGCGCGCTGCGGCGGTTCCCGGTTTCCCAGCCACCACTGGCACCCGGCAGATCGCTAGCGCAAGTGTGTCGTACGCAAAACCACGACGTCATTGCGTCTTTCATCAACATCAATACTGCGCTCTACCAGAAAGCCTGGATCGCCTTCGCCAACGACCCCTGGCCCCGCGATGTGCTCGACCGCTACCGGGAGGGTATCGCCAACCAGCGCCCCGACTTCATCGACCGCTTCGTCGAACTGGATCTGAATACCGCCCGCAACGACCCTGCCAGCGTCGGCATCGCCATGACCGAAAGCGATCTTGGCCTGGGTGAAGTTCTGGAATATGCGGCGGCCTACCCCGGCAAGTTCACCAGCGCCCATGGCTTCTATCCGCGCATGAGCCGCTTGCCCGCAACGCGTAATTTCGTACGCACCACGGTTCTGAACGAGCAGTTGCCCAACGGCGTGCTGGCCCTCACCGTCCCCGACCCGGTCGGCCTGGTGATGGAAGCCAACGCCCAGCGCACCCTCTGGTTCCAACGGATGCAGGAATGGCGGGCCGAACCGCAGCGGCACTTCGAATATTTCACTTCCCAGGCCTTGCTGGGAATCCGGGAACTGAACGAGGCTAGGGCGGCGGCCCAGGCTGTCGAGGATACAGCCGAGGAAGTCCGCCAGCGGGAGCAATGGAACAACAGCGCAATACGTTTCAAGGCGCCGCGCCCGGCTGTGGACGTCGAAGCTCACGCACAGCGTACGACCGAGCGTAAACAGCAAGAAGCCAGGGAGCGGCTGGAAGAGCGCTACGACGAGAAGGCGAGGGCCGCCTTTCAGGCTGGCTACGACCGCGAGGTGAAGCATTGGCAAACGATGATCGACAAAGTGGGAGAACTCTATGCCATTCACTATGGCCATCGCTCGTTTCAGCGTATCGGCTACTTCGATTACAGCGCCACCAGCCCTCTGTCGGTCAACTACTTCATCAAGATGCTGTCCGCCTGTCTGGCGGGTGGCCCGACCGAAAGATTGCCCGAGGAAGACGCGCCACTCGGTCCCACCCAATACCTATGGCAGCAGCTACTGGAAGATCCCAACAGCCTGCTGTACCAGGCCTTGACGGCCAAGAACCAAAGCCTGCGGCAGCAATTGGTGAAGGCTCTGTCGAGCAATGACCTGACCCAGGTCTATCACGCGGTCAAAGCCATCGCCACCAGCTCGGAAGGCGAACGGCTGATGATCGAGCCGGTGCAAGACGCCATCGGCCAACTCCTCGCCGCCACGGCCAGTGGCGGCAATGCGCTTGGAGCGCGAATCACCGAACGAACGCGCGCTTTGATCGGTCATGTGCATAGCACAGCGTTCCTGCTCTATGCCGGCCAGCCAATCACCCAAGTCAGGCTTTCGCTCACTTTGGGTGAGTACATGAGCTTACTCAACGAGGCGCTACAGGAACGTACCGACGCCTTCCTCGGGCAATTGGACAAGCACTTTCGAAGACCTGCCGGGCGCAAGGTACGGGCCATGGTGCTCAGTGGGGCGATCCATCTGGCGGCGGCGGGGAATCGCAGTCAAATGGTGGAGGTAATGATATGGACACTGGAGAGTGCTGAGCGTCTGCAAGCCAAGTTGACGCAGTTGCGCGACAGTGCGGCCGAGGGAGCGGGGGCGCTGGTACGCAACGCCTCAATCGGAGCAGATACCCTGCGGCTCAATATGAGGTCTGCAGCCGATGATTTGAAAATTGGCGCAGCGGCAGCACGCACCGTAGCAGGGGATGGACTGCGTAGTCTTCGTACGGCGGCTTCCAGTCCTGGCAGCGCGAATATGCTCTTGGCATTGGGAGGATTATGGTTCCAGCAGGATAGCCTGATAAGAAATATCGATGCGCTGCGACAAAGCAGTGTGGGCAATCCTGAAACGCTCGCCGCAGTTTGGTCCTCCTCATTAGGCTTGCTGGGGGCAAGTGTCGAATCCACCGGATTTTCGCTGGGCTTGGTCCAGCACAAAGTGCCACTGGCGGGCATGCCCATCTCGCTAAGTTTAGGAGAGAAGATCGCGCGAGTCGGCGGGGCTCTGGTTGCAATTGCTGGGTTGCTGGACGCTGTGCAGTATTACCTAGCTGCAAAAAGAGCTGGGCGACAGGATGATGAAGAATCTGTCTTGGCGTATGGTTTTTCGAGCGCAGCCATGGTTTTGGGTGCCTACTATGGGGTTAGGGCAGCTCTTGGTTCTGCATCTCTATTCGGTCCCTTGGGGCTGGCTATTATCTTAGTGGCGGTAGCGTACGGATTTGCGGCTTGGGCGAAGAGTAAAGAGTCTTCGCCGCTAGAGCTATGGGCAAAGGGGACTCGGTGGGGCCTGCCGTTAAGCGGTCGCCGCTGGGGCGAATCGATTGACTACGATGCTGCTGTAGCGGCACTCAACGTTGCTGTAGTTGGTATGGAAGCCAAAGCCGGAATTGAGATCTCGGTTGATCACGATCAGCGCTCACGAATGAGCGAGCCCGGTGGAACAATTCTGTTGGGGGATACATCGGTTGCATATAGCTACACCCTAGCTTATTCAATGTCGTTGCCAGGTTATTATAAAGATGCTTCTCGCTACGAATGGGAGCTGGTGATTCAGCACGCCAGGACTAATGGTGAAGCTGTCGTATTAACCGGAGGTAGTGCGAGGCCATTCGAGGGGCAGGCTTCAGGGTGTATCGGTTTTCTTGATTCCATTGAGGCCAACGCACCTAGGGTAAACCTCAACGATGAAACCGCCACGCTCAATGTGGAAGGAGTCCACTTGCTTAAAGAAAACCACTCGATAGGCTCGTTTGAGTTGACACTGCATTATTGGCCAGATGCTGCTGATGAATCAGGCTGCGCATGTTTAATAATTAAAGAAGACAAAATCAGTTCGTTGCGGGAGGCGTTCTGA
- a CDS encoding DUF6708 domain-containing protein, which translates to MPRPLLKPPCTSWTKDLSRLYPPSVVIEGVREKPPNYLDDIYLEIPRASLAMRGLTSLMAVPVVLFTGYAPVMIADSIRLGSVGLAFIGLLIFLLGVCAVLVTIRTDIVAPRDEPIRFNRLRQKIYVYNFRDSWWNPFIAWRVVPVAYDWSQVYAEHWSQKGVLPNGGVIFKWGVTLSIVAPGTYDVIDRFNLSSMNADEQTWAYICAYMQGGPSALPPPAPPKDHNDLLWYQFALRLAPKVVWPADMDLESRTAP; encoded by the coding sequence ATGCCGCGTCCACTGTTGAAGCCTCCTTGCACAAGCTGGACAAAGGATCTGTCTCGCCTTTATCCGCCATCAGTCGTGATAGAAGGTGTTCGTGAAAAGCCACCCAATTATCTGGATGATATCTATCTTGAAATTCCCCGGGCGTCTCTCGCGATGCGGGGATTAACTTCCCTGATGGCGGTTCCTGTTGTACTTTTCACCGGTTACGCGCCTGTCATGATTGCAGATAGTATCAGGCTTGGCAGTGTTGGATTGGCTTTTATAGGGCTATTGATATTCCTGTTGGGGGTGTGTGCAGTTCTGGTAACTATCAGGACCGACATTGTAGCGCCAAGAGACGAGCCCATCCGATTCAATCGATTGCGGCAAAAAATATATGTTTACAATTTTCGCGATAGTTGGTGGAATCCTTTTATAGCGTGGCGGGTTGTGCCGGTGGCTTATGACTGGTCTCAAGTTTATGCAGAACACTGGTCGCAGAAAGGAGTGCTTCCCAATGGCGGTGTGATATTCAAATGGGGCGTTACGCTTTCTATCGTGGCGCCGGGTACGTATGACGTCATTGATCGTTTCAACTTGAGTTCAATGAATGCCGATGAGCAGACATGGGCGTACATCTGTGCCTATATGCAGGGCGGTCCTTCAGCGCTACCCCCTCCAGCCCCTCCCAAAGACCACAATGATCTTCTGTGGTACCAGTTCGCTCTCCGCCTGGCCCCTAAGGTGGTTTGGCCAGCTGATATGGACCTGGAGTCAAGGACCGCACCTTAA
- a CDS encoding sarcosine oxidase, whose amino-acid sequence MTSLKAEAYIPRSPRAELLQTCALSDLTELARVGFRGGDSAAYLQQRGYRLPAQPNQALRQDDGAWVARLSASEYLLLGSLADVGAGVAAEETQWLQDVSRNYLLPRQDSHAWLQLSGQQCSAVMAKLCGVDLRAQAFPVGAVAQTSAARINVIVVNVGNETLPALYLLFDRASLAYFRDAMLDAMDEFEGGWVGVDELMR is encoded by the coding sequence ATGACCAGCCTGAAAGCCGAAGCCTACATCCCCCGCAGCCCGCGTGCCGAGCTGCTGCAGACCTGCGCGTTGAGCGACCTGACGGAGCTTGCGCGGGTCGGTTTTCGCGGTGGCGACAGTGCCGCCTACCTGCAACAGCGGGGTTACCGCCTGCCTGCGCAGCCGAACCAGGCCTTGCGCCAGGACGACGGTGCCTGGGTGGCGCGCCTGTCTGCCAGCGAGTACCTGCTGCTAGGCAGCCTCGCCGATGTGGGCGCAGGAGTGGCCGCCGAGGAGACCCAGTGGCTGCAAGACGTATCGCGCAACTACTTGCTACCACGCCAGGACAGCCATGCCTGGCTGCAATTGTCCGGGCAGCAGTGCAGTGCGGTGATGGCCAAGTTATGCGGTGTCGACCTGCGCGCCCAGGCCTTCCCGGTGGGGGCCGTGGCACAGACGTCGGCGGCGCGGATCAACGTGATCGTGGTGAATGTCGGGAACGAGACGTTGCCTGCGTTGTACCTGCTGTTCGACCGCGCTTCGCTGGCGTACTTCCGTGATGCGATGCTCGATGCGATGGATGAGTTCGAAGGGGGGTGGGTTGGGGTGGATGAATTGATGCGTTGA